Within the Trichoderma breve strain T069 chromosome 3, whole genome shotgun sequence genome, the region AATATATCTGAATAGAAAACGGCCAAGATCTCTTGAAATTCAATTCTTTTACCAAAGGCTTCACCGAGCATTTCGACTCTGGGTAAAGACTCTGCAATTTGTGAATAAGCGGCGACAATTCGTTCAAGAGCTTCGACAAAGTCTGATGCGATCTATATATTACGTATATTATgctattaattaatataatgAACATCCATAACGTCGATTTCCTAGTGGAGTATTACCGTGAGAATGAGTTTGATAGGGGCCCAAATCCAGGGCAAATATGGCGTGCCATTGCACAGCACTTCAATTGACTGTGAGTAGTGACCTAGTCCTTGGAATAAAGGCTTTAAGCGGCGCATATTTCTGAGcatcttcttggctgctAGCTGGTTCTCAATATCAAGTGCCGCTTTTTCGACGTCTTCCAACGTCGTATTTTGGAAGTCTTTCGCCTCCAGCGGTGACACTGTCCGCTGGAGCTCCTCGAAGGCCTCACGAATGATACGTCGACCGGGGAGCGAGACTGGACCAGTCTTAAAAGGCATTTTGTTGATTATATGAGGAATTGACAACTCTTGAAATGTAGAAAGGCATTCTGGATAAGATAAAAGCGCATGTTTTAGGAATTGAAACGATCGTGAATGACGGTGGAGGCCTGCTTTGAGGCGGTGCTATATGGCGTAGGATGCCTAACACCCAACGTGCGCATTCGCCAAGATGTGATCCTCATGGACCGAGACACGTGGATGTATTTAAGTGGCCAAAAGTAGTTGATTGGGCGTCAAAAcgaggctgccgaggcgACAAGGCACTTCCTAGGCGTATTGGTACTGGTACCCAATTGAATGCTGCAAGTCACCATTTCAGGACATGAGAGCTTTTCTCTATTCTACAATACAATCTGTTAATCTTTACGATTTAAAAAACATTGACTGAAATTGATCATAGATAAAAGAATGCCTCAAACAGCAACAAAGAGGCGACGTCTAAACCCGCCGGAGGGACCAGGTGGGAACCAGCAAGCAGAAGATATTGAGGTGAATTCTACTATCACGCAATCGGCACAGAATACACCTTCAAAAAGTTCCGCCACTTCAAATAATGAACGAGAATTTCCTACCCTCTTACTGCCAGCTGACGAACTGCGCGAACAACCTATACCTACCTCACTAAGCTGCAATGCCAGCGATACAATCGATTCTGAAGCTCAAACTGACGACCCTATGGCGCAATACAGCCCATATAGCAGTTCCAATGAGATAGTTTGCTTTGGCGAGGTAATATATCACTGTATTAGTGGATCTCATCTTGAATTTATGTCTAAAGATGTCTAAATGCAGATCGTTGGCATCCTTAGCAAATGCGGAGGTGGTACTTCAGTGCCAAATGCTGATGGTACTAGTTTTCGAGCAAAATTCAAATCATGTGAAAAGTTTGTTTCCATAGATAATGATGCTATCACTGGAACCATTGATTCAGACTATACACATTTGGCCGACTTACTGCAGAATGAGGCGGAACTCGATCTGCAGCTCACCTGCACACTCGATCTCTCTCGGTCGTCAGGCGCTGGAAAGCGAGCTTCGTCCAGTTTCTACTCGCACGCAATTCCATGCATCATTTCAATCATCATCTATGGGCCCTTAGAGATGCTCACCGATATCGGTGACTTCTTTCAAACCTGTGAGATCTACTTGCAAGATCCCAGCGATTGCGATAGAAATGTCAGATACTGTAACCCTCATCGTCTATCATCGACCAATATGAAGTCATGCCCTTGGACCTCAGAGCTCAAGACGCATTTAAGAAATCTCGTTGAGATGAGGCCAATTTCTCCACTGCCAGAGCTATTAGATGTCCTGGAGTCATCTGAGAAACTTCCAGAGGCGGCGCAGCCAGATGCTATACGAACTCCTCTAGAAAGGTTGTATGAGAATTTTCGAAGTATATCATCTTTTTCTAACCCGGTATACAGACATCAAAGACAGGCATTGACATTTATGCATCAGAGGGAGCTCGGATGGGCTCTTAATGGCAGTCGACCGGACCTTTGGGAATATATGGGAAATAACCAAAGACACTGGTAGAGTTACCCTTTCTGCATTAAAATCAAGGATACGGCTCCTAACTTGGCAGAAGTTTTGTCAACCATGTGTCAAATGCctatcaagaagaagaaccagaaGACTTCTCTGGTGGAATTATTGCGGATCCCATGGGGCTTGGGAAGACACTCACCATGATATCCTTGGTAGCAAGTGCTGCTCCGCTTCATAATTGGGTCATGGATGCTGATGGTATTGTAACTTCGGCTGCGACTCTTATCATCGTTCCACCACCTTGTAAGTTGTTGATTGAGGACGCTCTGAAACGGCCTTCTATTACTAATGGGCATAGTACTTGGTACCTGGGAAGAGCAGTTATCAGAGTGAGTACATATATTGCTGCACGAATTGATCTTGAAAGTACAATGATTCTAACTATGGCGGAGGCATGTTAATCCTGGGTCTTTGACTTGGTGCCGACACCACGGGAAAACAAAATTCACAGAAACTGGATCCTATAATGAGATCAGCATAGTCTTGACAACATATCATACCGTATCAGCAGAGTGGAAATCTCATGGCGAACATTCGCCATCAGTTCTATTCTCAACCCGCTGGCGGC harbors:
- a CDS encoding type III restriction enzyme, res subunit domain-containing protein; this translates as MPQTATKRRRLNPPEGPGGNQQAEDIEVNSTITQSAQNTPSKSSATSNNEREFPTLLLPADELREQPIPTSLSCNASDTIDSEAQTDDPMAQYSPYSSSNEIVCFGEIVGILSKCGGGTSVPNADGTSFRAKFKSCEKFVSIDNDAITGTIDSDYTHLADLLQNEAELDLQLTCTLDLSRSSGAGKRASSSFYSHAIPCIISIIIYGPLEMLTDIGDFFQTCEIYLQDPSDCDRNVRYCNPHRLSSTNMKSCPWTSELKTHLRNLVEMRPISPLPELLDVLESSEKLPEAAQPDAIRTPLERHQRQALTFMHQRELGWALNGSRPDLWEYMGNNQRHCFVNHVSNAYQEEEPEDFSGGIIADPMGLGKTLTMISLVASAAPLHNWVMDADGIVTSAATLIIVPPPLLGTWEEQLSEHVNPGSLTWCRHHGKTKFTETGSYNEISIVLTTYHTVSAEWKSHGEHSPSVLFSTRWRRVILDEAHFIRNSSSQLTRATCEIDAAARWAVTGTPIQNRLSDLTTLFSFLRVYPYSNRKQFDADITTYWKEGNSEEALKRLKRLASFLILRRRQNTIQLPLRRDLQCAVELTGTERAMYDEIRNKTVARIDDILYESSDDTRPVEYTNVLQQIEAMRMVCNLGLYYHARQGLRDLTQKNSESWASIAQQNFDFQGEMSGMQCRYCFAVADTSTRLLNSTQSQQSLHLSKCLQLVCSDCISKSQPIDCGHSPSCPFAPVYLNPTSLEETSLSFNHLEYMASLPQAVKFPPKITALVTQLKALPPGVKSVVFSTWRTTLDIVEAGLNQASIQCLRFDGTIPLKERQAVIDRFRQESTPSVLLLTLSCGAVGLTLTVASYAFIMEPHWNPTLEDQALARIYRLGQRNEVTTVRFYVRDSFEQRVMEVQNSKRQMAAVLFAPQDSTAGPSLTLLQNLRSLL